One genomic segment of Stenotrophomonas sp. 704A1 includes these proteins:
- a CDS encoding pyridoxal phosphate-dependent aminotransferase — MTLPTSRRHFLQLAGAGLAVASTGLPLPGRAQPTAPGPVLLNFNECPYGPSPAAQHAARDSIASCGRYRFALAGNVRDAFIAQAGIAADHVHLYPGSSEPLNRAATLWTGPQAGLVVADPTFETLGEMAAARGAHVERVPLREDGAHDLRAMVAAAHARPTGLLYVCNPNNPTGSISPPDELAWLLANKPAATRVLVDEAYLQYSEQPSLITAVTARDDLIVLRTFSKLYGMAGLRLGLAAAHPQRLRELASLGENPLPVPALAAALASLQDPQLIPQRRLQNAQARQATIAWLGKRGFSCVPSEANCFMVDVQRDGAAFARAMADHGVVIGRSWPIWPQRVRVTVGTEAEMAAFRQAFAKVASVPA, encoded by the coding sequence GTGACCCTGCCCACCTCCCGTCGCCATTTCCTGCAGCTGGCCGGTGCCGGCCTGGCCGTGGCCAGCACGGGCCTGCCCCTCCCCGGCCGCGCCCAGCCCACCGCGCCCGGCCCGGTCCTGCTCAATTTCAACGAATGTCCTTACGGCCCCTCGCCTGCCGCCCAGCACGCAGCGCGTGACAGCATCGCCAGCTGCGGTCGCTACCGGTTCGCCCTGGCCGGCAACGTCCGCGACGCCTTCATCGCGCAGGCCGGCATTGCCGCCGACCACGTCCATCTGTACCCGGGCTCGAGCGAACCGTTGAACCGCGCTGCAACCCTGTGGACCGGCCCGCAGGCCGGGCTGGTGGTCGCCGACCCGACCTTCGAGACGCTGGGCGAGATGGCTGCGGCGCGCGGCGCGCACGTAGAGAGGGTGCCGCTGCGCGAGGACGGTGCGCATGATCTGCGGGCGATGGTCGCCGCCGCGCATGCGCGCCCCACCGGACTGCTGTACGTGTGCAATCCGAACAATCCCACCGGCTCGATCAGCCCGCCGGATGAGCTCGCCTGGCTGCTGGCCAACAAGCCGGCCGCCACCCGCGTGCTGGTGGACGAGGCCTACCTGCAGTACAGCGAACAACCCAGCCTGATCACCGCAGTGACCGCTCGCGATGATCTCATCGTGCTGCGCACGTTCTCCAAGCTGTATGGCATGGCCGGGCTGCGCCTGGGCCTGGCTGCAGCCCATCCGCAGCGACTGCGCGAACTGGCCAGCCTGGGCGAGAATCCATTGCCGGTGCCGGCGCTGGCCGCGGCACTGGCCAGCCTGCAGGACCCGCAGTTGATTCCACAGCGCCGCCTGCAGAATGCCCAGGCCCGTCAGGCCACCATCGCATGGCTGGGCAAGCGCGGCTTCAGCTGCGTGCCGTCGGAAGCCAACTGCTTCATGGTCGACGTGCAACGTGACGGCGCGGCGTTCGCCAGGGCCATGGCAGACCATGGCGTGGTGATCGGCCGCAGCTGGCCGATCTGGCCGCAGCGCGTGCGGGTGACCGTCGGTACCGAAGCGGAAATGGCGGCATTCCGCCAGGCGTTTGCGAAGGTCGCCAGCGTACCGGCGTAA
- the smc gene encoding chromosome segregation protein SMC: MRLSTIKLSGFKSFVDPTTLHLPTNMTGVVGPNGCGKSNIIDAVRWVMGESSASRLRGDSLTDVIFSGSNARKPVSQATVELIFDNSDHTISGEYASFNEISVKRTVSRDGSSNYYLNGTKCRRRDITDLFLGTGLGPRSYSIIEQGMISQIIEARPEDLRVYLEEAAGISKYKERRKETETRIRHTRENLDRLGDLREEITKQLEHLKRQARQAEQYQALQEERRIKDAEWKALEYRGLDGRLSRLREGLSQEETRLQQLIADQREAEARIETSRVRREEAADALNAAQAEVYQVGSTLARIEQQIQHQRELSQRLHKARDETQQALSELGQHISGDEARLAVLREAVDAATPQLEALQEENEIKQEGLREAETRLADWQHRWEQHASQSSEASRAGDVERTRVDYLDKQILDADRRREALAAERAGLDLDALDEAFEQLYLQHETQKTALDELTGQVEQRKHGVSAVQEQQRSGQNELAELRRQVNGLRGRLASLETLQQAALGQEQGAAVAWLKSRGLDSAARVGERLDVDAGWENAVESALGQLIEGVLVDDPAGLVDALGELGDGRIALVADDAAELKVAPTSLAAHVRGPAAIRRLLAHLHGARDLAEAKVLQASLPDGDSVITQSGERLGQGWVRVSRTGAAEQGALLREREINELREQIEQLQSRESELEEQLAGFREQLLAAEQQREDAQRALYQAHRAVSELAGQLQGQQGKVEAARTRIDRIESELGQLQETLEINREQAREARSRLENAVNSMGDLESHRQGLEGERRQLTDARDLAREAARSVRERAHALALTLESQRAQVASLSQALERMSTQRGQLDARLGELHSQLDDGDSPVESLQASHQAALEERVRADRVLTEARTLLDGIDAELRSFEQTRHQRDEQALTQRERISQRKLDQQALVLSAETLQGAVEKAGFVLQEVMNALPDDARLGDWEQAVHQIDGRMRRLEPVNLAAIHEYGEASQRSEYLDAQHADLTTALETLEDAIRKIDRETRGRFKDTFDRVNAGVQALYPRLFGGGHAYLELTGEDLLDTGVTIMARPPGKRVSSISLLSGGEKAMTAVALVFAIFQLNPAPFCLLDEVDAPLDEANVGRLANMVKEMSEKVQFLFVSHNKATMEAAHQLSGVTMREPGVSRLVSVDLEEAARLAGAA; encoded by the coding sequence ATGCGTCTTTCCACGATCAAGCTGTCCGGCTTCAAGTCCTTCGTCGATCCGACCACGCTGCACCTGCCGACCAACATGACCGGCGTGGTGGGGCCCAATGGCTGCGGCAAGTCGAACATCATCGACGCCGTGCGCTGGGTCATGGGCGAAAGTTCGGCCAGCCGCCTGCGCGGCGACTCGCTGACCGACGTGATCTTTTCCGGCTCCAATGCCCGCAAGCCGGTCTCGCAGGCCACCGTCGAACTGATCTTCGATAATTCGGACCACACGATTTCCGGCGAGTACGCCTCGTTCAACGAGATCTCGGTCAAGCGCACGGTCAGCCGCGACGGCTCCAGCAACTACTACCTCAACGGCACCAAGTGCCGCCGCCGCGACATCACCGACCTGTTCCTCGGCACCGGCCTGGGCCCGCGCAGCTACTCGATCATCGAGCAGGGCATGATCAGCCAGATCATCGAGGCGCGCCCGGAAGACCTGCGCGTGTACCTGGAGGAGGCCGCCGGCATCTCCAAGTACAAGGAACGCCGCAAGGAAACCGAAACCCGCATCCGCCACACCCGCGAGAACCTGGACCGGCTGGGCGACCTGCGCGAAGAGATCACCAAGCAGCTGGAACACCTGAAACGGCAGGCGCGCCAGGCCGAGCAGTACCAGGCGCTGCAGGAAGAGCGCCGGATCAAGGATGCCGAGTGGAAGGCGCTGGAGTACCGCGGCCTGGATGGGCGCCTGTCCAGGCTGCGCGAGGGCCTGTCGCAGGAAGAGACCCGGCTGCAGCAGCTGATCGCCGACCAGCGTGAGGCCGAGGCACGAATCGAAACCTCGCGCGTGCGCCGTGAAGAGGCCGCCGATGCGCTCAATGCCGCGCAGGCCGAGGTCTACCAGGTGGGCAGCACGCTGGCCCGCATCGAGCAGCAGATCCAGCACCAGCGCGAACTGTCGCAGCGCCTGCACAAGGCGCGTGACGAAACGCAGCAGGCGCTGTCCGAGCTGGGCCAGCACATCAGTGGCGACGAAGCCCGGCTGGCCGTCCTGCGCGAAGCCGTCGATGCGGCCACGCCGCAGCTGGAAGCGCTGCAGGAAGAGAACGAGATCAAGCAGGAAGGGCTGCGCGAGGCCGAAACCCGCCTGGCCGACTGGCAGCACCGCTGGGAACAGCACGCCTCGCAGAGCTCGGAGGCCTCGCGCGCCGGCGATGTCGAACGCACCCGCGTGGACTACCTGGACAAGCAGATCCTCGATGCCGACCGTCGCCGTGAAGCGCTGGCCGCCGAGCGTGCCGGGCTGGACCTGGATGCGCTGGACGAAGCATTCGAGCAGCTGTATCTGCAGCACGAAACGCAGAAGACCGCGCTGGACGAACTGACCGGTCAGGTCGAGCAGCGCAAGCACGGCGTATCGGCAGTGCAGGAACAACAACGCAGCGGCCAGAACGAACTGGCCGAGCTGCGCAGGCAGGTCAACGGCCTGCGCGGCCGCCTGGCTTCGCTGGAAACCCTGCAGCAGGCCGCTCTCGGCCAGGAGCAGGGCGCGGCCGTGGCCTGGCTGAAATCGCGCGGGCTGGACTCGGCAGCGCGGGTAGGCGAGCGCCTGGACGTCGATGCGGGCTGGGAAAACGCGGTGGAAAGCGCGCTCGGCCAGTTGATCGAGGGCGTGCTGGTCGATGATCCTGCCGGCCTGGTCGATGCACTGGGCGAGCTCGGCGACGGGCGCATCGCGCTGGTCGCCGACGATGCCGCCGAGCTGAAGGTCGCGCCGACCTCGCTGGCGGCCCATGTGCGGGGCCCGGCCGCGATCCGCCGCCTGCTGGCCCATCTGCACGGGGCCCGCGACCTGGCCGAGGCGAAGGTGCTGCAGGCCAGCCTGCCCGACGGCGATTCGGTGATCACCCAGTCCGGTGAGCGGCTGGGCCAGGGCTGGGTGCGGGTGTCCCGTACCGGCGCGGCCGAGCAGGGCGCCCTGCTGCGCGAACGGGAGATCAACGAACTGCGTGAGCAGATCGAACAGCTGCAGTCGCGCGAATCCGAACTGGAAGAGCAGCTCGCAGGCTTCCGTGAGCAGCTGCTGGCGGCCGAGCAGCAGCGCGAAGACGCGCAGCGCGCGTTGTACCAGGCACACCGGGCAGTGTCCGAGCTTGCCGGCCAGTTGCAGGGCCAGCAGGGCAAGGTGGAGGCCGCGCGGACGCGCATCGATCGCATCGAAAGCGAACTCGGCCAGCTGCAGGAAACCCTGGAGATCAATCGTGAGCAGGCGCGTGAAGCGCGCTCGCGGCTTGAGAACGCGGTCAACAGCATGGGCGACCTGGAGTCGCACCGGCAGGGCCTGGAGGGCGAGCGCCGGCAGTTGACCGACGCCCGCGACCTGGCCCGCGAAGCCGCACGCAGTGTGCGCGAACGCGCGCACGCGCTGGCGCTGACCCTGGAATCGCAGCGCGCGCAGGTGGCATCGCTGAGCCAGGCGCTGGAGCGCATGAGTACCCAGCGCGGGCAGCTGGATGCGCGGCTGGGCGAGCTGCATTCCCAGCTGGACGACGGTGATTCACCGGTCGAGTCGCTGCAGGCCAGCCACCAGGCCGCGCTGGAAGAGCGCGTGCGCGCCGACCGCGTGCTGACCGAAGCGCGCACCCTGCTGGATGGCATCGACGCCGAGCTGCGCAGTTTCGAGCAGACCCGCCACCAGCGCGACGAACAGGCGCTGACCCAGCGCGAGCGCATTTCGCAGCGCAAGCTGGACCAGCAGGCGCTGGTGCTCAGCGCCGAAACCCTGCAGGGCGCGGTGGAGAAGGCCGGTTTCGTGCTGCAGGAGGTGATGAATGCCCTGCCCGACGATGCGCGCCTGGGCGACTGGGAGCAGGCGGTGCACCAGATCGATGGCCGCATGCGCCGGCTGGAGCCGGTCAACCTGGCGGCGATCCACGAGTACGGCGAGGCATCGCAGCGCTCGGAGTACCTGGATGCCCAGCATGCGGACCTGACCACGGCGCTGGAGACGCTGGAAGACGCCATCCGCAAGATCGACCGCGAGACCCGTGGCCGCTTCAAGGACACCTTCGACCGGGTCAATGCCGGCGTTCAGGCTCTGTACCCGCGCCTGTTCGGGGGGGGGCACGCGTATCTGGAGCTGACCGGTGAAGATCTGCTGGACACCGGCGTGACCATCATGGCGCGCCCGCCCGGCAAGCGCGTATCCAGCATCTCGCTGCTGTCCGGTGGCGAGAAGGCGATGACCGCGGTGGCGCTGGTGTTTGCGATCTTCCAGCTCAACCCCGCGCCGTTCTGCCTGCTGGACGAGGTGGACGCGCCGCTGGACGAAGCCAACGTCGGCCGCCTGGCCAACATGGTCAAGGAAATGAGCGAGAAGGTGCAGTTCCTGTTCGTCAGCCATAACAAGGCCACGATGGAGGCCGCGCACCAGCTGTCGGGCGTGACCATGCGTGAGCCGGGCGTCAGCCGCCTGGTCAGCGTGGACCTGGAAGAAGCCGCGCGATTGGCGGGCGCGGCCTGA
- the rpsR gene encoding 30S ribosomal protein S18, whose product MSKFFRRRKFCKFTAEGVKEIDYKDLNTLRQYLTENGKIVPSRVTGTKSKYQRQLATAVKRARFLALIPYTDNHDV is encoded by the coding sequence ATGTCCAAGTTCTTCCGTCGCCGCAAGTTCTGCAAGTTCACGGCTGAAGGTGTGAAGGAGATCGACTACAAGGATCTCAACACCCTGCGCCAGTACCTGACCGAGAACGGCAAGATCGTGCCGAGCCGCGTCACCGGTACCAAGTCGAAGTACCAGCGTCAGCTGGCGACCGCCGTCAAGCGCGCTCGCTTCCTGGCCCTGATTCCGTACACCGACAACCACGACGTCTGA
- the rplI gene encoding 50S ribosomal protein L9 has protein sequence MQLILLQKVTNLGNLGDLVDVKPGYGRNFLVPQGKAVPATESNKAEFEAKRAEYEAKAQAIHADAEGRKAKLEGASVTIAANASTEGKLYGSVGAREIADAFTAAGLELSKSEVILGEGAFRNIGEYDVLVHLHADVETTVKVVVEAEKA, from the coding sequence ATGCAGCTGATCCTCCTGCAGAAAGTCACCAACCTCGGCAACCTCGGCGACCTGGTCGACGTGAAGCCGGGCTACGGCCGCAACTTCCTCGTGCCGCAGGGCAAGGCCGTGCCGGCCACCGAGAGCAACAAGGCCGAGTTCGAAGCCAAGCGCGCCGAGTACGAAGCCAAGGCCCAGGCCATCCACGCCGACGCTGAAGGCCGCAAGGCCAAGCTGGAAGGCGCGAGCGTGACCATCGCCGCCAACGCTTCGACCGAAGGCAAGCTGTACGGCTCGGTCGGCGCCCGCGAAATCGCCGATGCCTTCACCGCTGCCGGCCTGGAGCTGAGCAAGAGCGAAGTCATCCTGGGCGAAGGCGCCTTCCGCAACATCGGTGAGTACGACGTCCTGGTGCACCTGCACGCCGACGTCGAGACCACCGTCAAGGTTGTGGTCGAAGCCGAAAAGGCCTGA
- a CDS encoding HesB/IscA family protein produces the protein MAVSLTPIAFERVQRFVAQTPGALGLRFGVTKTGCSGWGHITDLARDEREGDTVFDQDGVKIYVDAKSLALVDGTVIDFGKHGLSETFTFSNPNATAECGCGESFTTDADKA, from the coding sequence ATGGCCGTCAGCCTGACCCCCATTGCCTTCGAGCGCGTACAGCGCTTCGTCGCCCAGACCCCCGGCGCGCTGGGCCTGCGTTTCGGCGTGACCAAGACCGGGTGCTCCGGCTGGGGGCACATCACCGACCTGGCCCGCGACGAGCGCGAGGGCGATACCGTGTTCGACCAGGACGGCGTGAAGATCTATGTCGATGCCAAGAGCCTGGCGCTGGTGGACGGCACCGTGATCGACTTCGGCAAGCACGGCCTGAGCGAGACGTTCACGTTCAGCAACCCGAATGCCACGGCCGAATGTGGCTGCGGCGAAAGCTTCACCACCGACGCCGACAAGGCCTGA
- the rpsF gene encoding 30S ribosomal protein S6, translating to MSRHYEIVFMVHPDQSEQVPAMIERYKSLVENGNGTIHRLEDWGRRQLAYPIQNLVKAHYVLLNIEADQAVLNELTESFRFNDAVLRNLVIKRDEADTEQSLIMKSKDEKGDKPERGERRRRDDEEGESTTTADNEAGDDAASAA from the coding sequence ATGAGTCGTCATTACGAAATCGTGTTCATGGTCCACCCGGACCAGAGCGAGCAGGTCCCGGCCATGATCGAGCGCTACAAGTCGCTGGTCGAGAACGGCAACGGCACCATCCACCGTCTGGAAGACTGGGGCCGCCGCCAGCTGGCGTACCCGATCCAGAACCTGGTGAAGGCGCACTACGTGCTGCTGAACATCGAAGCCGACCAGGCCGTGCTGAACGAGCTGACCGAAAGCTTCCGCTTCAACGACGCCGTGCTGCGCAACCTGGTCATCAAGCGTGACGAGGCTGACACCGAGCAGTCGCTGATCATGAAGAGCAAGGACGAGAAGGGTGACAAGCCGGAGCGCGGTGAGCGCCGTCGTCGTGACGACGAAGAAGGCGAGTCCACCACCACCGCTGACAACGAAGCCGGCGACGACGCCGCTTCTGCCGCCTAA
- a CDS encoding CbrC family protein — MERPVFTYHPNAYALSFEDVDGVCDCCGEPRTLRYRGPFYTCLAPDYLCPWCIADGRAAASYGGEFTGWSDIEGVSPDPADPPPTIAHPLLLEICERTPGYASWQQSVWLSHCERPCAFLGYAGSEDLQPILAEVRPDVAEVNPGDADWVLEHLSRDGEMIGCLFQCLECGQHRLHVDLG; from the coding sequence ATGGAACGACCGGTTTTCACCTATCACCCCAACGCCTACGCACTGTCCTTCGAGGACGTCGACGGGGTCTGCGACTGCTGCGGCGAGCCGCGGACACTGCGCTACCGGGGGCCGTTCTACACCTGCCTGGCCCCGGATTACCTGTGCCCGTGGTGCATTGCCGATGGCAGGGCCGCAGCCAGTTACGGCGGCGAGTTCACCGGCTGGAGTGATATCGAGGGGGTATCGCCGGACCCGGCCGACCCGCCGCCGACCATTGCCCACCCGCTGCTGCTGGAGATCTGCGAGCGCACGCCCGGGTATGCCTCCTGGCAGCAGTCGGTCTGGCTCAGCCATTGTGAGCGGCCCTGCGCCTTCCTCGGCTACGCCGGCAGCGAGGACCTCCAGCCCATCCTGGCCGAGGTCCGGCCGGACGTGGCCGAGGTCAACCCGGGCGACGCCGACTGGGTGCTGGAACACCTGAGCCGGGACGGGGAGATGATTGGCTGCCTGTTCCAGTGCCTGGAATGCGGCCAGCACCGCCTTCATGTGGATCTGGGGTAG
- the ligA gene encoding NAD-dependent DNA ligase LigA, whose product MSPSPAERAEDLRRQIAQANRAYHELDAPEIPDADYDRLVRALEALEREHPELARADSPTQQVGARPSGRFAEVVHAVPMLSLSNAFSDEEVADFVRRIDERLRRGTLRFSAEPKMDGLAISLRYEDGHFVLGATRGDGSTGEDVTANLREIGDIPKRLTGRNWPDVLEVRGEVYMARADFEAYNERARLHGGKVLANPRNAAAGSLRQLDPKLSAQRRLSFFTYGTGEVQGGELPDTHSATLAQLREWGFPVSDLCRVVEGSDGLLAYYREIGERRDSLPFDIDGVVYKLDDRVGQQTMGFVSRAPRWAIAHKFPAQEQSTTVEAIEIQIGRTGAATPVARLAPVAVAGVIVSNATLHNADQIARLDVRVGDSVIVRRAGDVIPEVVSVILDRRPAGTTPWQMPTSCPVCGSEIVREEGAAAWRCSGELSCPAQRKEAIAHFASRRAMDIDGLGDKYIETLVDAGIVRSVADLYRLTRDQLLHLKLVLDAEDPSALAAALKLHLPAAGSGAVLTAVLKLDGADAGWRAQALAQPAGFEWNTKKIATKWADNLIAAIDASRDTTLERLLFALGIEHVGESTAKALAQWFGDLALIRRLPWPLFKRVPDIGGEVARSLGHFFEQEGNQQAIDDLLQVGQVRISDVHPPSAKLREGLDLAQLLVEAEIPGITRLRAEKLVAALPGAQAVLDAEHGQFVNAGLPEDTARGLAAWLDADGHGAMLLEAEKAMQQILAAAPALAEVVAGPLDGQTVVLTGTLAQLTRDVAKERLEALGAKVSGSVSKKTSFVVAGTEAGSKLDKAQSLGVPVWDEERLLAYLAEHA is encoded by the coding sequence ATGAGCCCCAGCCCCGCCGAACGCGCCGAAGATCTCCGACGGCAGATCGCCCAGGCCAATCGTGCCTATCACGAGCTGGATGCGCCCGAGATCCCCGACGCCGACTATGACCGCCTGGTGCGTGCGCTGGAGGCGCTGGAGCGCGAGCATCCCGAACTGGCCCGTGCCGACAGTCCGACCCAGCAGGTGGGGGCGCGTCCGTCCGGCCGCTTTGCCGAAGTCGTCCACGCGGTACCGATGCTGTCGCTGTCCAATGCCTTCAGCGACGAGGAAGTGGCCGACTTCGTGCGCCGCATCGATGAGCGCCTGCGACGCGGGACCCTGCGCTTTTCCGCTGAGCCGAAGATGGACGGCCTGGCGATCAGCCTGCGATACGAGGACGGTCATTTCGTGCTGGGTGCCACCCGTGGCGATGGCAGCACCGGCGAGGACGTGACCGCCAACCTGCGCGAGATCGGCGACATTCCCAAGCGCCTGACCGGCAGGAACTGGCCGGACGTGCTGGAAGTCCGCGGCGAGGTCTACATGGCCCGGGCCGACTTCGAGGCCTACAACGAGCGTGCGCGCCTGCACGGCGGCAAAGTACTGGCCAATCCGCGCAATGCCGCAGCCGGTTCGCTCCGGCAGCTGGACCCGAAGCTCAGTGCGCAGCGCCGGCTGAGCTTCTTCACCTATGGCACCGGCGAGGTGCAGGGCGGTGAACTGCCCGATACGCACTCGGCGACGCTGGCGCAGCTGCGCGAGTGGGGGTTCCCGGTCAGTGATCTGTGCCGGGTGGTGGAAGGCAGCGATGGGCTGCTGGCGTACTACCGCGAGATCGGCGAGCGTCGCGACAGCCTGCCGTTCGATATCGATGGGGTGGTCTACAAGCTGGATGACCGCGTGGGCCAGCAGACCATGGGCTTCGTCTCGCGCGCGCCGCGCTGGGCCATCGCACACAAGTTCCCCGCGCAGGAACAGAGCACGACGGTGGAAGCGATCGAGATCCAGATCGGCCGTACCGGTGCTGCGACGCCGGTCGCGCGCCTGGCGCCGGTGGCCGTGGCGGGGGTGATCGTCTCCAATGCCACCCTGCACAACGCCGACCAGATCGCGCGCCTGGACGTGCGGGTGGGCGACAGCGTGATCGTGCGCCGCGCCGGCGACGTGATCCCGGAAGTGGTCAGCGTGATCCTGGACCGACGCCCCGCCGGCACGACGCCCTGGCAGATGCCGACCAGCTGTCCGGTGTGCGGCTCGGAAATCGTCCGCGAGGAAGGCGCTGCGGCGTGGCGCTGCTCGGGCGAACTGTCCTGCCCGGCGCAGCGCAAGGAAGCCATCGCGCACTTCGCATCGCGTCGCGCCATGGATATCGACGGACTGGGCGACAAGTACATCGAAACGCTGGTCGACGCCGGTATCGTCCGCAGCGTGGCCGACCTGTACCGGTTGACCCGCGATCAGCTGCTGCACCTGAAGCTGGTGCTGGATGCCGAAGATCCCTCGGCCCTGGCCGCGGCACTGAAGCTGCACCTGCCCGCCGCGGGCAGTGGTGCGGTGCTCACGGCCGTGCTGAAGCTGGACGGGGCCGATGCGGGCTGGCGCGCGCAGGCGCTGGCACAGCCGGCCGGCTTCGAATGGAACACGAAGAAGATCGCCACCAAGTGGGCCGACAACCTGATCGCGGCCATCGACGCCAGCCGCGACACCACGCTGGAACGGCTGCTGTTTGCACTGGGCATCGAGCATGTGGGCGAAAGCACCGCCAAGGCGCTGGCCCAGTGGTTTGGCGATCTGGCGCTGATCCGTCGCCTGCCGTGGCCGCTGTTCAAGCGCGTGCCGGACATCGGTGGCGAAGTAGCGCGCTCGCTGGGCCACTTCTTCGAACAGGAGGGTAACCAGCAGGCCATCGATGACCTGCTGCAGGTGGGCCAGGTGCGCATCAGCGACGTGCATCCACCGAGCGCGAAGCTGCGCGAGGGGCTGGACCTGGCCCAGCTGCTGGTCGAGGCGGAGATTCCCGGCATCACCCGCCTGCGCGCGGAAAAGCTGGTGGCCGCATTGCCCGGCGCGCAGGCCGTGCTGGATGCCGAGCACGGCCAGTTCGTCAACGCCGGTCTGCCGGAAGACACCGCGCGCGGTCTTGCCGCCTGGCTGGACGCCGACGGCCACGGCGCGATGCTGCTGGAGGCCGAGAAGGCGATGCAGCAGATCCTGGCCGCCGCACCCGCACTGGCCGAGGTGGTGGCCGGGCCGCTGGACGGGCAGACCGTCGTGTTGACCGGTACCCTGGCCCAGCTCACCCGTGACGTGGCCAAGGAACGCCTGGAAGCGCTGGGCGCCAAGGTGTCCGGCAGCGTTTCGAAGAAGACCAGTTTCGTGGTGGCCGGTACCGAGGCCGGCTCCAAGCTGGACAAGGCGCAGTCGCTGGGGGTCCCGGTGTGGGACGAAGAGCGCCTGCTGGCCTACCTGGCCGAACATGCGTGA
- the zipA gene encoding cell division protein ZipA, producing MSDTALLRIGILAAGLLLIAAIFLFGRPKKKPQGRRVDSPEPGSGERREPVLGEDGVALADSRTEPGMGDEGEQAELGLPDVDGTASDLGKRATQDFDKIVSLFVAARAGEQLRGEDIVVAAEKTGLVFGHMNVFHRLVEGHPERGPIFSMASIMKPGSFDMANIRAMETPAIAFFLTLPAPLTALDAWEKMLPTVQRMAELLDGVVLDDSRNALGRQRIAHIRDELRAYDRQHQAPPLTKTPRW from the coding sequence ATGTCCGACACGGCACTGTTGCGCATCGGCATCCTGGCCGCCGGCCTGCTGTTGATCGCTGCGATCTTCCTGTTTGGCCGTCCGAAGAAGAAGCCCCAAGGCCGTCGCGTCGACAGCCCCGAGCCGGGCAGCGGCGAACGCCGCGAACCGGTGCTGGGCGAGGACGGCGTTGCCCTGGCCGACAGCCGCACCGAACCCGGCATGGGGGATGAAGGCGAGCAGGCCGAACTGGGGCTGCCCGACGTGGACGGAACGGCCAGCGATCTCGGCAAGCGCGCCACCCAGGATTTCGACAAGATCGTCTCGCTGTTCGTGGCCGCGCGGGCCGGCGAACAGCTGCGCGGCGAAGACATCGTTGTGGCCGCCGAGAAGACCGGCCTGGTGTTCGGCCACATGAACGTCTTCCATCGCCTGGTCGAGGGGCATCCGGAGCGAGGGCCGATCTTCTCGATGGCCAGCATCATGAAGCCGGGCAGTTTCGACATGGCCAACATCCGCGCCATGGAAACCCCGGCCATCGCCTTCTTCCTGACGCTGCCGGCGCCGCTGACCGCGCTGGACGCCTGGGAAAAGATGCTGCCGACCGTGCAACGCATGGCCGAACTGCTCGATGGCGTGGTGCTGGACGACAGCCGCAACGCCCTGGGCCGCCAGCGCATCGCCCACATCCGCGATGAACTGCGCGCCTACGACCGCCAGCACCAGGCCCCGCCGCTGACCAAGACCCCGCGCTGGTAA
- a CDS encoding GNAT family N-acetyltransferase — protein MQTAPLDFRLATRADEERLIALMADFYAEDRIEFDDARVRRGVDALLADPRNGEVLLWLDEAGEVVGYAVIAMGFSLEQGGHFMLLDELYLSHRARGRGRGKQALAICEQRARGRGVSRLRLEVNHHNELARRLYLASGYIDDTRDLLTLPLDHPRPEGIL, from the coding sequence ATGCAGACCGCACCGCTGGATTTCCGCCTGGCCACCCGCGCCGACGAGGAACGGCTGATTGCATTGATGGCGGATTTCTACGCCGAAGACAGGATCGAGTTCGACGATGCGCGCGTGCGCCGCGGGGTGGATGCGCTGCTGGCCGACCCGCGCAACGGCGAAGTGCTGCTGTGGCTGGACGAGGCCGGTGAGGTGGTGGGCTATGCGGTGATCGCAATGGGTTTCAGTCTGGAACAGGGCGGTCACTTCATGCTGCTCGACGAGCTTTATCTGAGCCATCGCGCACGTGGCCGTGGCCGCGGCAAACAGGCGCTGGCGATCTGCGAGCAGCGCGCGCGCGGCCGGGGCGTCAGCCGCCTGCGGCTGGAAGTGAACCACCACAACGAACTGGCGCGGCGCCTGTACCTGGCCAGCGGCTACATCGATGACACCCGCGACCTGTTGA
- a CDS encoding REP-associated tyrosine transposase: MPSPRLLKGRCSQLRNVYAITTVTHQRHRHFDDPQQAAVVVAGLQWIQQEGRCLNLAWAVMPDHVHWLMQLRSGTLAASVQMMKSRCSRLSGIGGPLWQRGYHDHAVRRDESLRNQALYIAANPVRAGLAAQLGEHPFAWCRWFDRAP, translated from the coding sequence ATGCCCAGTCCACGTCTCCTGAAAGGCCGATGTTCGCAACTGCGGAACGTCTACGCGATCACCACGGTCACTCACCAGCGCCATCGGCACTTTGATGATCCACAGCAGGCCGCCGTCGTTGTAGCGGGCCTGCAGTGGATCCAGCAGGAGGGGCGATGCCTCAACCTCGCGTGGGCGGTGATGCCAGATCACGTGCATTGGTTGATGCAACTGCGCTCAGGAACCCTTGCCGCATCGGTGCAGATGATGAAATCGCGCTGCAGCCGACTCAGCGGCATTGGCGGGCCACTGTGGCAGCGCGGTTATCATGATCATGCGGTGCGGCGTGATGAATCTTTGAGGAACCAGGCGCTGTACATCGCGGCGAATCCTGTCCGCGCCGGACTGGCGGCACAGCTCGGCGAACATCCGTTTGCGTGGTGCCGATGGTTTGACCGGGCGCCGTAG